In a single window of the Methanobacterium formicicum DSM 3637 genome:
- a CDS encoding sodium:proton antiporter: MSGDQILLSLGLIIGLGISLQWLARTIKIPGIILLLPAGMIVGPVLGLVKPFEIFGDSLFPIITLGVGILLLKGGFELRIRDLKPNVSKAVWRLVTLGVLITLTLGTLTILLILKVPFILALLLASILVVSGPTVVGPILQYARPKEPVGSVLMWEGIIIDPIGASLGVAVLSYIISPNSFPILDILFTIITGIVIGLIAAGLYIASERSRRIPPNLSALVAFMFGIIAIVSGELILQEAGLFAAVTMGLVVGNQRLAPAKGIEEFTETIEPLILGIIFVMLAALVDLNAMGTYFFSALLLVGVYVLIVRPLVGMVATRGLGFNWEQRIFIGAMAPRGIVAAATASLFSISLLKVGVNFPHLMPMVFLVIIFTVAIYGIMAPILSRKLKISQPGRNAVAVIGDQPWIISLTNSLHKAGCSVMLVAPDEEDVEKIKSTLPYLTYTGPMAHLADEDRIDEFHEFKNRVEWLIIVTENPDRVKIVQDTFLRQLGYLSMIVLGRYRQKQDEIIFAKGGSDMLINTPFGLFGRNQDEILDFLDEGAVFEAINPSTQPAEGGVPQGMKPFLRVLSNGTLAVPADTSPLKEDEWLIVVR; this comes from the coding sequence ATGAGTGGAGATCAAATTCTACTTAGTTTGGGCCTTATTATTGGATTGGGAATTTCTCTGCAATGGTTAGCCCGTACAATTAAAATACCGGGAATTATATTACTACTCCCCGCAGGAATGATAGTGGGTCCTGTTTTAGGTCTGGTGAAACCCTTTGAAATTTTTGGAGATTCGCTTTTCCCAATTATCACCCTTGGTGTTGGTATTCTCCTTCTAAAGGGAGGTTTTGAGTTACGCATTCGGGATCTTAAACCCAATGTGAGTAAGGCTGTGTGGCGTTTAGTTACATTAGGTGTATTAATAACCCTGACTTTAGGTACGCTAACTATTCTACTAATTTTAAAAGTCCCATTTATCCTGGCGCTTCTTCTTGCCTCAATTCTGGTTGTTTCTGGACCAACAGTAGTGGGCCCCATACTCCAATATGCTCGTCCCAAGGAGCCAGTGGGCTCGGTATTGATGTGGGAGGGTATTATTATAGATCCCATAGGTGCCAGTTTAGGGGTTGCAGTTTTAAGTTACATTATCTCCCCCAATTCATTCCCCATCCTGGATATTTTATTTACCATAATAACTGGAATTGTGATCGGATTGATTGCAGCAGGATTATACATTGCTTCTGAAAGATCCAGAAGAATTCCACCAAATTTAAGTGCACTGGTAGCCTTCATGTTTGGAATAATAGCCATAGTTAGTGGAGAATTAATACTACAGGAAGCAGGACTTTTCGCCGCAGTTACCATGGGGTTAGTAGTGGGTAATCAACGTTTAGCTCCAGCAAAGGGTATTGAAGAATTCACCGAGACAATTGAACCATTGATACTGGGAATTATATTTGTAATGCTGGCTGCCCTGGTTGATTTAAATGCCATGGGAACATATTTCTTCTCGGCTCTGCTATTAGTAGGTGTTTACGTTCTTATTGTCCGGCCACTGGTGGGAATGGTTGCCACCAGAGGTTTAGGATTCAACTGGGAACAACGGATTTTCATTGGAGCAATGGCCCCCAGGGGCATTGTGGCTGCAGCTACTGCTTCTCTGTTTTCCATAAGCCTGTTAAAGGTAGGTGTTAATTTTCCACACTTGATGCCCATGGTATTCCTGGTAATAATATTCACAGTGGCTATATATGGGATCATGGCACCAATTCTTTCCAGGAAACTAAAAATTTCTCAGCCCGGAAGGAATGCAGTAGCAGTGATTGGTGACCAACCGTGGATCATCAGTTTAACCAACTCACTACATAAAGCAGGTTGCAGTGTGATGTTGGTGGCCCCTGATGAGGAGGATGTTGAGAAAATTAAATCCACACTTCCCTACTTAACCTATACCGGGCCTATGGCGCACTTAGCAGATGAAGATAGAATAGATGAATTTCATGAATTTAAAAATAGGGTTGAGTGGCTTATAATAGTCACTGAAAATCCAGATCGCGTGAAAATTGTTCAGGACACTTTTTTACGCCAGTTAGGATATTTGAGCATGATCGTGCTTGGCAGGTACCGGCAGAAGCAGGATGAGATTATTTTCGCCAAAGGAGGATCAGACATGTTAATAAACACTCCATTTGGACTTTTTGGCCGCAACCAGGACGAAATACTGGACTTTTTAGATGAAGGTGCTGTTTTTGAAGCCATTAATCCATCAACACAACCGGCTGAAGGTGGTGTTCCACAGGGAATGAAACCTTTTCTAAGGGTTTTAAGCAACGGAACACTAGCTGTTCCTGCAGATACCTCACCCTTAAAAGAGGATGAATGGTTAATAGTTGTTCGTTAA
- a CDS encoding CopG family ribbon-helix-helix protein, giving the protein MTKKKSVYIRLEPEYIERIDQIAKKEDRSRSYIIRRLIINGLGKK; this is encoded by the coding sequence ATGACAAAAAAAAAGAGTGTTTACATCCGTCTGGAGCCAGAGTACATCGAAAGAATTGACCAGATAGCCAAAAAAGAGGATCGTTCCAGATCATACATTATACGCAGATTGATCATAAATGGACTGGGTAAAAAGTAA
- a CDS encoding response regulator, with amino-acid sequence MEPASVIIVEDEKITAMDLKQKLINIGFKVPAIASNGEDAVNTVAELRPDVVLMDIVLQGEMDGIQAAQKISSLDIPVIFLTAYSDDKTLQRAKTTSPYGYIIKPYPDKELELVLETTIQKHREYREKIELIRYTGLGEGVPVTSPDEEVSWEERPKILIVEDEIITAMDLAAQLGEMGYLVMDTVTNGREAIQKAELFRPDLILMDIVLSGELDGINVAEHIQDLDIPVVYLSAYTDDSTVTRALKTSPYGYLSKPYQIDELYSTLETALQQHKSELEKIKEMDNKISVKEEEMVIEKTAVFFISAIILSLIVYSLATRSMTWLMYLLFIPAIYNLFIVTVSLKKPSPALGVELPFISILIPAHNEEFTIERCVRSLAELDYYKDGKRNYEIIVINDGSTDQTGQVLSPLKKEFNFLRIVTRKAPRAGKGKGYVLNDGVRICQGEVIAVFDADARLEPDFLSKIVPYLDDDDVAGVQARVRMYNADRNLLTKMQEVEFSIFGNVILRARDVMDKSGFLGGNGQLTRKKFVEDIEGWDGFAVTEDLNMSIKLILDGHKIRYCSEAVVWQEAVPQWKPFFRQRVRWATGNLETLFVYLAPIIDAKIPVYKKIDSIQYLVFLLFTVFVMLGYIVAIMNLGNVVRFAMEAPVIIGLISTVAFFPGVLLGIRRDKVGILRSLVRAVEYWAYCLYLIPLFFAAFIHILTRKERRWAKTKHTGE; translated from the coding sequence ATGGAACCGGCATCAGTAATTATCGTGGAAGATGAAAAAATAACTGCCATGGATCTGAAGCAGAAACTGATTAACATTGGTTTTAAAGTTCCAGCCATCGCTTCCAATGGAGAAGATGCAGTTAACACCGTGGCGGAGCTAAGACCAGATGTAGTGCTTATGGATATTGTTCTGCAGGGGGAGATGGATGGAATCCAGGCTGCACAGAAAATAAGCTCCCTGGACATACCAGTGATATTTTTAACAGCCTATTCAGATGATAAGACCTTACAAAGGGCTAAAACTACCAGTCCTTACGGTTATATTATTAAACCTTACCCTGATAAAGAACTAGAGCTGGTACTTGAAACCACTATCCAGAAACACCGGGAATACCGTGAAAAGATTGAATTAATACGTTATACCGGCCTGGGCGAAGGAGTGCCTGTGACCAGTCCTGATGAAGAGGTTTCATGGGAGGAACGTCCAAAGATACTGATTGTGGAAGATGAGATCATCACCGCCATGGACCTTGCTGCCCAGTTGGGGGAGATGGGTTATCTGGTGATGGATACAGTGACCAATGGCAGGGAAGCTATTCAAAAAGCAGAGTTATTCCGTCCTGATCTGATACTGATGGATATCGTGCTCAGCGGAGAACTGGATGGTATAAATGTTGCTGAACACATACAGGACCTGGACATACCAGTGGTTTACCTCAGTGCTTACACCGATGATTCAACAGTAACAAGGGCTCTTAAAACATCTCCTTATGGTTATCTGTCCAAACCTTACCAGATTGATGAACTTTACAGTACCCTGGAAACTGCCCTGCAACAACACAAATCAGAGCTTGAGAAGATAAAAGAGATGGATAATAAGATCAGTGTTAAGGAAGAGGAGATGGTAATTGAAAAAACAGCGGTATTCTTCATCAGCGCCATTATTCTTTCATTGATTGTTTACAGTCTGGCCACCAGAAGTATGACCTGGCTCATGTATCTCTTATTCATCCCTGCTATCTACAACCTTTTCATTGTCACCGTCAGTTTAAAGAAACCTTCACCGGCTTTAGGAGTGGAACTTCCATTTATCAGCATTCTCATCCCTGCACACAATGAAGAGTTCACCATTGAGCGGTGCGTTCGTTCACTGGCTGAATTAGATTACTATAAAGATGGAAAGCGCAACTATGAGATCATTGTGATTAACGATGGCTCCACTGACCAGACTGGTCAGGTTCTAAGCCCACTAAAAAAAGAATTCAATTTTCTGCGTATTGTAACCCGCAAAGCGCCAAGGGCAGGTAAAGGTAAAGGATACGTACTTAACGATGGTGTGAGAATATGTCAAGGTGAAGTTATCGCTGTTTTTGATGCTGACGCCCGGTTAGAACCTGATTTTCTCAGTAAAATCGTCCCATATCTTGATGATGACGATGTGGCAGGAGTACAGGCCAGGGTACGTATGTACAACGCTGACCGAAATCTGCTCACCAAGATGCAGGAGGTTGAATTTTCCATTTTTGGTAATGTCATTCTCAGGGCACGGGATGTAATGGACAAATCTGGATTCCTGGGAGGTAATGGGCAGTTAACCCGGAAGAAATTTGTAGAGGATATTGAGGGATGGGATGGTTTTGCAGTTACCGAAGACTTGAACATGAGTATTAAACTGATACTGGACGGTCATAAAATACGTTACTGCTCTGAAGCAGTAGTTTGGCAGGAAGCAGTTCCCCAGTGGAAGCCTTTCTTCAGGCAGAGAGTTCGTTGGGCCACAGGAAATCTTGAAACATTATTCGTGTACCTGGCCCCAATTATAGATGCGAAAATCCCCGTCTACAAAAAAATAGATTCCATACAGTACCTGGTTTTCCTCCTGTTCACCGTATTTGTGATGCTGGGATACATTGTAGCCATAATGAATTTAGGGAATGTGGTACGCTTTGCAATGGAAGCTCCGGTGATCATTGGATTAATATCTACAGTAGCCTTCTTCCCAGGGGTTCTTTTGGGGATCAGACGGGATAAAGTTGGAATTTTAAGGTCACTGGTTCGGGCAGTGGAATACTGGGCTTACTGTCTTTATCTGATACCACTCTTCTTTGCTGCTTTTATTCATATTTTAACCCGTAAAGAGAGAAGATGGGCTAAAACTAAACATACCGGCGAATGA
- a CDS encoding type II toxin-antitoxin system mRNA interferase toxin, RelE/StbE family, with protein MKQGHCSTLRECLLLFEDFWAESHRSNPIISNRFQNEMEKLSQKDHEQYSHVLKKMEQITANPLHYKPLSGDLHGSRRTHIGDFVLIYGIKNGRVVFQDYNHHDNIYQDK; from the coding sequence GTGAAACAGGGCCATTGTAGTACTTTGAGGGAATGTTTACTACTTTTTGAGGATTTCTGGGCTGAATCCCATAGATCAAATCCAATAATTTCCAACAGGTTCCAGAACGAGATGGAAAAACTGTCCCAAAAAGACCATGAACAGTATAGTCATGTTTTAAAGAAGATGGAACAGATCACAGCCAACCCCTTGCACTACAAACCATTGAGTGGTGATCTGCATGGTTCCCGACGAACACATATAGGAGATTTTGTATTGATATACGGAATTAAGAATGGTAGAGTGGTTTTTCAGGATTATAATCATCACGACAATATTTACCAAGACAAATAA
- a CDS encoding 4Fe-4S binding protein: MRKISISDISIRLIHSTFNTRFFMARACQKLPPLAWLVNRILFAGDDIQVLPRDATIKTNLAVNVQELDVNTKVPFSNENTVLPSQVLGEMIKRSRYHFIMDTCICRTSNDCQNYPHDIGCLFLGKGSQRISSTLGRTVSADEAIQHINRCQEAGLVPIIGRNKIDSLWLNTGPKEELLSICHCCQCCCLWKMTSNLPESMTGSFSSMEGVEIIFQEEKCNNCGLCARNQCFVESIIMEEGRITRNMEKCRICGRCVEICPKGALKIEISDDAVKRSLARVEPLVDVELE, from the coding sequence ATGAGAAAGATCAGCATTTCAGATATCAGCATACGACTTATACATTCAACCTTCAACACTCGTTTTTTCATGGCAAGGGCTTGCCAGAAACTTCCACCTCTGGCATGGCTGGTTAATAGAATACTTTTTGCAGGGGATGATATACAAGTACTTCCCCGGGATGCTACTATTAAAACCAACCTTGCAGTAAATGTTCAGGAGCTGGATGTAAATACTAAAGTTCCATTTTCAAATGAAAATACAGTACTCCCCAGTCAGGTTTTAGGGGAGATGATCAAAAGGTCAAGATACCATTTTATAATGGATACTTGCATATGCCGAACTTCCAACGATTGCCAGAACTATCCTCATGATATAGGATGCTTATTTTTAGGGAAAGGAAGTCAGAGAATATCTTCCACACTGGGGAGAACAGTTTCAGCAGATGAAGCAATTCAACACATAAATAGATGTCAGGAAGCAGGTCTGGTCCCGATAATAGGTAGAAATAAGATAGACAGCCTTTGGTTAAATACAGGTCCCAAAGAAGAGCTTCTTTCCATCTGTCACTGTTGCCAGTGCTGCTGTCTCTGGAAGATGACCTCCAACCTACCAGAGAGTATGACTGGTAGTTTTTCGTCCATGGAAGGAGTTGAAATAATTTTCCAGGAGGAAAAATGCAATAATTGTGGATTGTGTGCCCGCAACCAGTGTTTTGTAGAATCAATCATCATGGAAGAAGGAAGAATAACACGAAACATGGAAAAATGTAGAATATGTGGACGATGCGTTGAAATCTGTCCTAAAGGTGCTTTAAAGATTGAAATAAGTGATGATGCTGTAAAACGCTCACTGGCAAGAGTGGAACCACTAGTTGATGTTGAGCTGGAATAA